In Theileria parva strain Muguga chromosome 4 map unlocalized ctg_529, whole genome shotgun sequence, one DNA window encodes the following:
- a CDS encoding LCCL domain protein: MKITYKLILFNLFLTLKFKADCIWYLENPNEHQSPVNGSTTGYPSNIPVNNGQSQSTQNQGLQQNNNSDINSTIIPNSTANNNSNNNVNPNDIQDGIIVNKILLGGVHAEADSTFKAVGTGGFRKYDASNALTLGGGYWCSEHDLMNDRIVKWTATLKTDAVLRGIKIFWQYLPQYVSIWISKDEDDQFVQVLPFQSCENIEQEQELIFPRKVRAKRVRIQMKGQVNGYFGITFVQFIGEENPIFRIQSGITSFEDMCLQIDSTNEVVLDSCITAISRFDFNDVWRYNNKRQIYNPISNMCMTLEDNVETDGGSIRMLPCKNENGEDYSDGRNSWTFTSNNQMRLRRPGNLCLSQKGSSAGMANVALNKIAKSNFSIMNMEENAAEKALDGNAKSFWASRKFKVNEQRVVDFIVDLQDSYKLQTLKIVWQYPALSYNIFTRVDETEWALAKNVGANTLKTTIDYLNDKLVQYIKIQLTAPNPDFGDIEGFVQYGIANISAYTNRLKTIVEPCDTAKNSKDARDKYFLESVYQVDLSKTLPLRRAEARIEEIVNTIEGKISDLEKLTAKISKCKNRHESYFNKVEQLKRVYRSSLEKLSQVDVHLSSVKPAVSDEREFSDCIYIKNLGENKPSGFYDILPQCYNQKLRVYCDMYTGSSYYVSTVEDDTLIGLSNVIDECSKYGLHPFHLQHEKQLESLSVMLKTMEVPPGTIIPVAVKVGDSLRSLDLAADVSKYVSLENLKDGNILGVTPEGVELFDGRDKDMSGIICSTNFSSVRPPEKIPTLACNSRITDNSDLPTKPGSKFNVKCPQNCHETYENYEVEGGKDGLYSFNSSVCLSAVHAGEYDNKSGLQVEIVSSPGELDGFFQNGINSASVSTTLGESAFKVKRMENKCKFKKGKKVIKHFKMKLASNALNRNNINNAVKINTPKETDKENKETNDKNKDENKEKEENKDNVETKEKEKAENDKKPTLDSSKITNKGDNQEEDKSEDLEETENKLDEVPPIIEVNKPKKSKHYHLMPSEMSTGEAIHSLVTHIYSQNTKGSPVFLNLFRDHTGLILANTRDLIKKADLKKIPGQSMFVNLDHRVEHMGSAIKLIASQLSYKRQMMAQKINKLMREKNLHSSFESFSLLKTSQESLFSIFTVETTSATKGYPTWVMSELNVKNSTELTISQMSQIIPPNNTIAGSYLVLKDKKFYDFIFSASVYAGSTGSLGLAFRMVDMNNYYLLQMKQSNGGFKRLIRVIDGEPYELARVEDGGYIEEVWYHVRIETRQSRLMISVVQGEDEIFDTPNAVIDVIDATHSSGTVALYTGKVSFAHFKRFNVEALSCLRYDSPPIPPEPPFCSIFKEDFLSNFSHNWSVYNSKGEWRFEKDLMGEPNVIANTLSLGVQEETDPTISVLKNHKSCTYGIFSASILMQCDFGTAGLVFRFHNAGEFLLLEISPKYSALKQMNQGTLTTITETNLRGVSLNEWTSLSVTFNDDLVTVSMGGSVGSDLIFLNVRTAHELKPGGSVGLASLNCSGVAFSNISLKPIYKHNQGLITDAGSKLDNEGVREEGTKKCLEVDRRSECGKISPENLEACEHNFCSFCCQTHYMDKDAQSVCEEQCSKQDEKVSMIQKYLDQLWFNCSGSGFIEKHCKDKDCKARVCGMCCHSFKPQEDLSKNLTQIAKDKCNKLCSSL; encoded by the exons atgaaaattacatataaacttatattatttaacttgtttttaacactaaaatttaaagCTGATTGTATTTGGTATTTAGAAAATCCAAACG AGCATCAATCACCAGTTAATGGGTCGACTACAGGATATCCAAGCAATATACCCGTAAATAACGGTCAATCGCAATCAACCCAAAACCAGGGTTTgcaacaaaataataatagtgaCATTAACTCTACTATTATTCCTAATAGCACTGCAAATAATAacagtaataataatgttaatcCAAATGATATACAAGATGGAATAATAGTGAATAAAATTCTTCTGGGAGGAGTCCACGCAGAGGCGGATTCAACCTTTAAGGC agTTGGTACGGGAGGATTCAGAAAATACGATGCATCAAACGCCCTAACTTTGGGTGGAGGATATTGGTGCAGTGAACATGACCTGATGAACGATCGCATTGTTAAATGGACTGCAACGCTCAAAACTGACGCTGTTTTAAGAGGCATTAAGATTTTTTGGCAATATTTACCTCAATACG TTTCAATTTGGATTTCTAAAGATGAAGATGACCAATTTGTACAAGTTTTACCATTTCAATCCTGCGAAAACA ttgaGCAAGAGCAAGAGTTAATATTTCCCAGAAAAGTAAGGGCTAAGCGAGTCCGGATTCAGATGAAAGGACAAGTTAATGGATATTTTGGAATTACATTTGTACAATTCATAGGTGAAGAGAACCCAATTTTCAGAATACAATCGGGAATAACATCATTCGAA GACATGTGTTTACAAATAGATAGCACTAATGAAGTGGTATTGGATAGTTGTATAACTGCAATTTCGAGGTTTGACTTCAATGATGTCTGGAGATATAATAACAAAA GGCAGATTTATAACCCTATATCAAACATGTGCATGACACTGGAGGACAACGTTGAGACGGATGGAGGATCTATTAGAATGCTTCCTTGTAAAAACGAGAACGGTGAGGATTACAGTGACGGCAGGAATTCTTGGACCTTCACGTCAAATAATCAAATGAGGCTCAGAAGGCCTGGAAACCTTTGCTTATCACAGAAGGGCTCATCGGCAGGCATGGCAAATGTAGCACTTAATAAAATCGCAAAAAGTAACTTTTCAATCATGAACATGGAGGAAAACGCGGCTGAAAAGGCTCTGGATGGAAACGCTAAGAGCTTTTGGGCCTCAAGAAAATTCAAAGTGAACGAACAAAGAGTTGTGGATTTTATCGTAGACCTACAGGATAGTTATAAGCTTCAAACTCTTAAGATTGTTTGGCAGTATCCAGCCTTGAGttataacatatttacaaGAGTGGATGAGACAGAATGGGCACTAGCAAAAAACGTTGGAGCAAACACTTTGAAGACCACAATTGACtatttaaatgataaacTTGTCCAgtacattaaaatacaacTAACTGCTCCAAATCCCGACTTTGG AGATATTGAAGGATTTGTGCAGTATGGAATAGCGAATATTTCAGCCTACACAAATAGACTAAAAACCATTGTGGAACCATGTGATACTGCGAAAAACTCAAAGGATGCTAGAGATAAGTATTTCCTGGAGTCTGTTTATCAAGTTGATCTCAGTAAAACACTTCCACTTAGAAGGGCGGAAGCACGAATAGAAGAGATTGTAAACACAATTGAGGGAAAGATTTCAGATCTTGAGAAGTTAACAGCAAAAATCTcaaagtgtaaaaataggCATGAAAGTTACTTTAATAAAGTTGAACAACTTAAACGAGTTTATAGATCAAGTCTCGAAAAATTGTCCCAAGTTG ATGTTCATTTGTCAAGTGTTAAGCCTGCTGTGTCGGATGAAAGAGAATTTTCAGAttgtatttatataaaaaatttggGTGAGAACAAGCCTAGTGGCTTTTACGATATATTGCCTCAATGTTACAACCAAAAACTTAGAGTTTACTGCGACATGTACACTGGTTCCTCATACTACGTTTCTA CTGTTGAGGATGATACACTGATTGGCTTGTCAAATGTTATTGACGAGTGCTCAAAGTACGGACTACACCCTTTTCACCTTCAGCATGAAAAGCAGTTAGAGTCCCTTTCAGTCATGCTAAAAACAATGGAAGTTCCTCCCGGTACCATAATTCCAGTAGCAGTAAAGGTTGGAGATTCTCTGCGATCACTTGATCTGGCTGCAGACGTCTCGAAATATGTAAGCCTAGAGAACCTGAAAGACGGAAACATTCTTGGAGTAACTCCGGAGGGAGTTGAGTTATTCGATGGCAGAGATAAGGATATGTCAGGAATTATCT GTTCTACTAATTTTTCTAGTGTGCGGCCTCCTGAGAAGATTCCAACTTTGGCATGTAATTCCAGGATCACTGACAATTCGGACCTTCCAACAAAGCCAGGATCAAAGTTTAATGTCAAATGCCCACAAAACTGTCATGAAACTT ATGAAAATTATGAGGTTGAAGGAGGTAAAGACGGATTGTATTCGTTCAATAGTTCTGTTTGTTTGTCTGCAGTTCATGCAGGAGAGTATGATAATAAGTCTGGGTTACAAGTTGAAATAGTCTCATCGCCTGGGGAATTGGATGGGTTCTTCCAAAACGGAATCAATAGTGCAAGCGTCTCGACAACACTCGGAGAATCAGCATTTAAGGTAAAGAGGATGGAAAACAAGTGCAAGTTCAAAAAGGGAAAGAAAGTGATCAAACATTTCAAAATGAAACTTGCCTCTAATGCACTTAATCGCAATAATATCAACAATGCTGTCAAAATTAATACCCCAAAGGAAACAGATAAGGAAAACAAGGAGACAAATGACAAAAATAAAGACGAGAACAAGGAGAAAGaggaaaataaagataatgtTGAGACTaaagaaaaagaaaagGCTGAGAATGATAAAAAGCCCACTCTGGATAGTAGTAAAATTACCAACAAAGGTGATAACCAGGAGGAAGATAAATCAGAAGATTTGGAAGAAACCGAGAATAAATTAGATGAAGTTCCTCCAATAATTGAAGTAAATAAACCCAAAAAGAGTAAACATTATCATTTGATGCCGAGTGAAATGTCAACAGGTGAAGCAATTCACTCTTTGGTTACTCACATTTATTCCCAAAATACTAAGGGCTCGCCTGTTTTTTTGAATCTTTTCAGAGATCATACCGGACTC ATACTTGCCAACACGAGGGACCTGATAAAGAAGGCTGATTTGAAAAAGATACCAGGCCAG AGCATGTTCGTTAACTTGGACCATAGAGTTGAGCATATGGGAAGCGCAATTAAACTTATCGCATCACAATTGTCATATAAAAGACAAATGATGGCCCAGAAAATCAACAAA CTAATGAGGGAAAAGAATTTGCATTCTTCATTTGAGTCGTTTTCATTGTTGAAAACAAGTCAGGAGAGTTTGTTTTCAATATTTACTGTGGAGACGACAAGTGCAACCAAAGGTTATCCTACCTGGGTGATGAGTGAACTGAACGTTAAGAACAGCACGGAGTTGACAATATCTCAAATGTCCCAGATTATACCTCCAAATAACACAATCGCAGGCAGTTATCTGGTGCTTAAGGATAAGAAATTCTACGATTTCATATTCTCAGCCTCAGTGTACGCCGGGAGTACTGGAAGCCTCGGACTCGCTTTCCGAATGGTTGATATGAATAATTACTATCTACTTCAAATGAAGCAG AGTAATGGGGGGTTTAAGAGACTAATTAGGGTTATTGATGGAGAACCTTACGAACTTGCCAGAGTTGAAGATGGTGGATATATCGAGGAAG tttGGTATCATGTGAGAATTGAGACAAGGCAGAGCAGGCTTATGATATCGGTGGTTCAAGGTGAGGATGAGATTTTTGATACTCCAAATGCTGTTATCGACGTGATAGATGCGACTCACTCAAGTGGAACAGTGGCGCTTTATACTGGGAAAGTTTCTTTCGCTCATTTTAAAAGGTTCAACGTAGAGGCACTTTCTTGCCTCAGGTACGACTCGCCACCAATACCGCCGGAGCCGCCGTTTTGCA GCATATTTAAAGAGGATTTCCTCTCAAATTTCTCCCACAATTGGTCAGTTTACAACTCCAAGGGG GAATGGAGGTTTGAAAAGGATTTAATGGGTGAGCCTAATGTGATTGCAAACACGTTAAGTTTGGGAGTTCAGGAGGAGACTGACCCGACGATTTCAGTGCTAAAAAATCACAAAAGTTGTACGTATGGAATATTTTCGGCCTCTATTCTCATGCAGTGTGATTTTGGTACCGCAGGGCTCGTGTTCAGGTTCCATAATGCTGGGGAATTTCTCTTGCTTGAGATCTCACCAAAGTACTCTGCACTAAAACAGATGAATCAGGGGACCCTTACCACAATCACTGAAACTAACCTTAGAGGGGTATCACTCAATGAGTGGACCTCGTTGTCTGTGACTTTCAATGACGACCTTGTCACTGTTTCAATGGGTGGCTCGGTCGGTTCTGATTTGATCTTTTTAAACGTTAGGACAGCTCATGAACTTAAGCCTGGAGGATCAGTTGGACTTGCCAGCCTGAATTGTTCAGGAGTTGCGTTCTCTAACATTTCTCTTAAGCCAATTTATAAGCACAATCAAGGCTTGATTACTGATGCTGGTAGTAAATTGGATAATGAAGGTGTGAGAGAGGAGGGAACCAAGAAATGTTTAGAGGTGGATCGGAGATCAGAATGTGGGAAGATTTCACCCGAGAATCTAGAGGCGTGCGAACACAACTTTTGTAGCTTCTGTTGTCAAACCCATTACATGGATAAAGATGCCCAATCAGTGTGTGAGGAACAGTGTTCAAAGCAGGACGAAAAGGTTTCCATGATTCAAAAATATTTGGACCAGCTTTGGTTCAACTGTTCTGGGTCTGGGTTTATAGAAAAGCATTGTAAAGATAAAGATTGTAAGG CCCGAGTATGTGGAATGTGTTGTCATTCCTTCAAACCTCAGGAAGATTTGTCAAAAAATCTAACACAGATTGCAAAGGATAAATGCAACAAATTGTGTTCATCtctttaa
- a CDS encoding 3-oxo-5-alpha-steroid 4-dehydrogenase family protein — MEFPEKLYENLDLLVRGFFIVSTFLLLLTGSSKTLFSYTLYGKRLTTSNRYNYSKFLVPKSLFSTFYVVGLISNGFLFYKEHREFFNIFRVMFITHILRRLFEQVFLFARLPKPSKMHLLAYLFGLSYYVATAFAVNNPNNYAPIKFCVFLNMFAQGLQFYCHVKLSKLRTDTSDAKVYKVPKGGPFNFILCPHYLAEILIYVSLCCNLNMLLCLIFVTVELSSLAHTNKVWYFQNFPKSQLHTNKALLPFVF, encoded by the exons aTGGAATTTCCTGAGAAGTTGTATGAAAATCTAGACCTTCTAGTGAGGGGATTCTTCATAGTATCCACCTTTCTTCTTCTGTTAACTGGCAGTAgtaaaacattattttcttacacactatatGGAAAACGACTAACAACGTCAAATCGCTATAATTATTCTAAATTCCTGGTCCCAAAGTCTCTATTTTCGACATTTTACGTCGTGGGATTAATTTCAAATGGATTTTTATTCTACAAG GAACACAGAGAGTTCTTTAACATCTTTCGAGTGATGTTTATTACACATATACTGCGGAGACTTTTTGAACAAGTGTTTCTATTTGCTAGGCTCCCTAAACCATCAAAAATGCATCTTTTGGCTTACTTATTTGGACTAAG ttattatGTAGCAACCGCATTCGCAGTTAACAACCCTAACAATTACGCAccaataaaattttgtgtatttttaaacatgTTTGCCCAGGGTTTACAG TTCTACTGCCATGTCAAACTGTCAAAACTCAGAACCGACACATCTGATGCCAAGGTCTACAAGGTTCCAAAGGGAGGGCcttttaactttatcttATGTCCACATTACTTGGCTGAAATCTTAATATACGTATCACTTTGCTGTAATCTGAACAT GCTACTATGCCTAATATTTGTCACGGTAGAACTCTCTTCACTCGCTCATACCAACAAAGTTTGGTATTTTCAAAACTTCCCAAAATCACAATTACACACCAACAAGGCTCTACTGCCctttgtattttaa
- the kpna5 gene encoding Importin subunit alpha-6: MDMCNEDTSDCSEVSMSVLLTNLENKFKVRDYLLNEVIEGLQKFSDVSKRIKSIRVILNSVLVNYGSPSALNDRSPFLSKNDLDQILSPELLEEKVVKPLIAGEYYNELLKESVKLIFATSSYLSPEIYGKLFTLELLMTLISIAEVASTDINSNTEVWNSCISTIRNLIARFHLSNELLNRIVSCFFNIVDESSLQLCNAIVVKILFKSEDPDDLSPGSPQSNLSFAIKLSRRIVDYLVSVLHRTQEAQILSIACNTLVAICEQSYGVDLLLESGGLKKIMELSLVVVNKHEARVSMESKGNMKSEVPQKLMVSSPNLNSNVDQSFNEISFGALSVISKMAFAASHNQILSLIDGDVQDSLVKLLNCPVTTSRCKARACNTLGNLACETDSEVQAIIDSDALKSLVDVFQNDLDHSVRVESAYAICACLSKANRKQIGYIISCNSKSNHLGDGTCMQLMSNMLDFIVKCDPTDQSSIKLSRVVLNGVENILRVGEHEIKSYNLTENPYTRMFKEAEGDVKLSRVCFFPEYNIAKKARMLMEEFFESARPWNIESVH, from the exons ATGGATATGTGCAATGAAGACACTTCTGACTGCTCAGAAGTCTCAATGTCTGTTTTGCTTACAAATTTAGAgaacaaatttaaagtcAGAGATTATTTATTGAACGAAGTGATCGAAGGTCTCCAAAAATTCTCAGATGTATCGAAAAGGATCAAATCAATCAGAGTAATTCTAAATTCAGTGCTAGTCAATTACGGAAGTCCGTCAGCTCTTAATGATAGAAGTCCGTTTTTATCAAAGAACGATTTAGATCAAATTTTAAGCCCGGAATTACTGGAGGAAAAGGTAGTTAAACCCCTAATCGCAGGAGAATACTATAACGAACTTTTAAAGGAATCtgtaaagttaatttttgcTACATCCTCATATCTATCGCCTGAAATATACGGCAAACTTTTTACACTAGAACTCTTAATGACGTTAATATCAATAGCAGAGGTCGCTAGTACTGACATAAACTCTAATACGGAAGTGTGGAATTCATGTATTTCAACTATTAGAAATCTAATAGCTCGTTTTCATCTATCGAATGAGCTTCTTAATAGGATCGTTAGCtgtttttttaatatcGTCGATGAGTCATCGCTCCAGCTGTGCAACGCAATAGTTGTTAAAATCTTGTTCAAATCAGAAGACCCTGATGATTTATCTCCAGGATCACCTCAATCAAATCTCTCCTTTGCAATAAAGTTGAGTAGAAGAATTGTTGATTATTTGGTTTCAGTCCTCCACAGGACCCAGGAAGCTCAAATTCTATCAATTGCCTGTAATACTCTGGTTGCCATCTGCGAACAATCCTACGGAGTTGACTTGCTTCTAGAGTCTGGAGGACTTAAAAAGATAATGGAATTGTCCCTCGTTGTTGTAAACAAGCACGAAGCCCGTGTTTCAATGGAAAGTAAGGGGAATATGAAATCCGAAGTGCCTCAAAAGCTGATGGTTAGTTCTCCcaatttaaattcaaacGTTGACCAGTCATTCAATGAAATCTCATTTGGAGCGCTCTCTGTGATTAGTAAGATGGCCTTTGCAGCAAGCCATAACCAGATACTCTCATTAATAGATGGTGATGTTCAAGACTCACTCGTAAAGCTGCTAAATTGCCCAGTCACGACATCTAGATGTAAGGCTAGAGCCTGTAACACTCTTGGAAACTTAGCCTGTGAAACTGATAGCGAGGTCCAGGCAATAATCGACTCTGATGCTTTGAAATCTCTAGTTGATGTTTTCCAGAATGATTTGGATCACAGCGTTAGAGTGGAGTCGGCCTACGCAATTTGTGCTTGCCTTTCCAAAGCTAACCGTAAACAAATAGGATATATAATATCATGTAATTCTAAATCAAATCATCTCG gggATGGTACTTGTATGCAATTAATGTCGAACATGCTCGATTTTATAGTAAAGTGTGATCCAACCGACCAGAGCAGTATTAAGCTTTCCAGAGTAGTTTTAAACGGAGTCgagaatattttaaggGTCGGAGAACACGAAATTAAATCTTACAACTTAACTGAGAATCCTTACACGAGAATGTTTAAGGAAGCTGag ggagatgttaaattatcaagAGTTTGCTTTTTCCCCGAGTATAACATCGCGAAGAAGGCTAGAATGCTAATGGAGGAATTTTTCGAGTCTGCGAGGCCATGGAATATCGAGTCAGTACACTAA